In the Drosophila willistoni isolate 14030-0811.24 chromosome 3R, UCI_dwil_1.1, whole genome shotgun sequence genome, agaaatatatttttggtggAATTCTAGAGAATACAATTACATTATTTTTCGTCAAGTGTATTTAGATTTTTTGAAGAGAGTTACCAATTGAATGCACAACTATTTATTGTTCTAGGTGGGCTGGTTAAGGGCTTCCGATCAGACGGTGTTGGCATTGCAAGGACGTGTGGTTACCCACAATGCCCGCATAAGTGTAATGCATCAGGATATGCATACGTAAGTAGACCAGTAAACAAATTACCAAATtgatttattaatatataatgaCAATCACTTTTCACTATTCTATCTCCATCTCTGATTGTTAGttggaaattgaaaattagtAAATTGCGTGAAAGTGATCGAGGGTGTTATATGTGCCAGATAAATACAAGTCCGATGAAGAAGCAAGTCGGTTGCATTGATGTACAAGGTGAGTCGATGCGGCCACTTAAAATACAATTGTTCTAATCGTATGCCCCTTCCTCACTCGTTGTCAGTGCCGCCGGATATCATTAATGAAGAGTCATCCGCTGACCTGGCCGTGCAGGAGGGTGAGGATGCCACGCTTACCTGCAAGGCCACAGGTAATCCCCAACCTCGTGTCATATGGCGACGAGAGGATGGCGAAATGATACTCATCCGCAAGACGGGCAGTCGGGAGCTAATGAAGTGTAAGCGAAATGAATTATCATGGTTATTTGGTTTGATTTTGGTTGGATTGAATGTCTGTTTGTTCACAGTGGAATCCTATAATGGCTCCTCGCTCAGATTGCTGCGTTTGGAGCGGCGGCAGATGGGTGCATATCTGTGCATAGCCTCCAATGATGTCCCACCGGCAGTGAGCAAACGAGTCTCCCTCAGTGTGCAATGTAAGCTCATTGCGATGAATTGCCATGAATTGGCGAATACATTTCCCCTTTTGTTTACTATTTCAGTTGCACCAATGGTGCGTGCACCAAGCCAATTGCTGGGCACTCCTCTCGGCTCTGATGTGCAGCTCGAATGCCAGGTGGAGGCCTCACCCTCGCCTGTGTCCTATTGGCTAAAGGGGGCACGGACTTCGAATGGATTTGCCAGTGTGTCCACGGCCAGCCTTGAATCTGGTTCACCTGGACCAGAAATGCTGCTCGATGGGTAAGCGTTAACCGAAATCCCTGACTTGACTTGTCCTGAATATTCAGTAACATATTTCGCTCACAAAACGCAGGCCCAAATATGGCATCACAGAGAAACGAGATGGCTATCGCGGAGTCATGCTGCTGGTGGTCCGTTCCTTTTCCCCCTCCGATGTGGGTACCTATCACTGTGTCAGCACAAATTCGCTGGGACGAGCCGAAGGCACTTTGCGGCTATATGGTACGTAATGCATGCTTTCCACCAAAATCACGAAAACAAATTCCCATGAGTTCGGCATTTTTGTTGCAGAAATCAAGCTTCATCCGGGCGCCTCGTCCAGCAACGATGATCATCTGAATTACATAGGAGGTAAGTGTAGTAACCACAATCGATGCTTGGATTCATGCTAACCTCCtcttatacacacacacacaggactCGAGGAGGCGGCACGCAATGCGGCAACAAGGACCACATACACGTGGCTCACGTGGTTATCGCTGCTGTCACTTTGGGCACTGGCGAGAGGAGCGTGATATCAAAATTGAGCTGGAGTCGGCAATCAAGTATTCCTACAGATTCCCTCTGTAAACACACATCAAAACACACACGACGCCTATGTTTATATTGTTTCATTTTTCGGTTCGGGTAAAtgataaaatgcaaaaacacaaaacacaaaaaaccccccaaaaaaaaaaaagaaaacaaaaaaccacaaaaaaaataataagaaaacagaaaaaacataTTGCCAAAGGCGTTACAGCGCATATATCATTTGCATACGTATCAAAAATCGCGTTATTCCCTGCTCTTCCTCCAACCCCCCCAAGCATCATCTTCCTAACCACTAAACACTTGCCCCCTTAACCCCAAAAAGATAACGAGAGAAATCCATTTTGCCCTCCCCTCATCCTTCCAAAAAAGGAATCGCGTAATGTTACATTGCatataaaaacgaaaacgaaaaccaaacaaaaaaaaatatatatgaatacTATAAAATAGTGCATAAATTTATtatcataaatatataataaataatgacAAAATTATTGAATAAAATTATCGCAAATAAAGTGAatggaataaaatatttagccATTATCCCCATTTGACAGCAGAGAAAAGGATGGCCATGTTCAATTATAGGTCACCATTATTCGCATTAGCTGGCTTAATGTCCAGACAAAGGCGTATACTCCCCTTCCGGGTGTTATATACAAGTTTGTAAAAAAGACAAGAGCCCAAGATACAGATTAATTGGAAAAATTGCACCTTTTAATAGGCAATAAACACTCAAAACATTTGCTttttaatacaatttaaaaacttttataatGTCCTGTGGATTTAAGATGCTTCTCGATAGAATTATTGCCTTTAAATTGGCAATTCTTAAGAATCCTGGATCCGTTTTCGAGCTACTTACCTTAAAGATCCCATGCCGATTTTATACTCTTCTGAATAACTATGTACTTACTTCTTTCTTTCAGTAACATCATCAAGACATAGAGAagcaatttgaatttgaaaaatcCATAACTATTCGTATAAATAGAACAGTATCAGCCATAATTTAgggatatatacatacatatattacagTTTTGTATgcttatatgtacatatgtatgtatatttactCGATCTGACTGATCTGACGTATAGCAAGTTGAACTTTTATAATCTTTTGTAGTATGTGAATACGTCCAGAATGCAGCAAACCATCAAGTGgctttaaattttcatcaTAACGCTCTAAGGCAAGCCTTAACCACTTAATGGCTAGATGACCCTGATCCAAGTGATGCCACAAATAATTGCCCAGGGCCAAACAGTCTAAGGAGTTTAAGTGTGCCCTAGAATAAAGATGCCACAGAAGAGGGGATCGATCAGTTAGTTTTG is a window encoding:
- the LOC6647412 gene encoding lachesin yields the protein MEVLQLALFVILIIANCTAQNQHHELNSQLDPDPEFIGFINNVTYPAGREAILACSVRNLGKNKVGWLRASDQTVLALQGRVVTHNARISVMHQDMHTWKLKISKLRESDRGCYMCQINTSPMKKQVGCIDVQVPPDIINEESSADLAVQEGEDATLTCKATGNPQPRVIWRREDGEMILIRKTGSRELMKLESYNGSSLRLLRLERRQMGAYLCIASNDVPPAVSKRVSLSVQFAPMVRAPSQLLGTPLGSDVQLECQVEASPSPVSYWLKGARTSNGFASVSTASLESGSPGPEMLLDGPKYGITEKRDGYRGVMLLVVRSFSPSDVGTYHCVSTNSLGRAEGTLRLYEIKLHPGASSSNDDHLNYIGGLEEAARNAATRTTYTWLTWLSLLSLWALARGA